Proteins encoded together in one Mugil cephalus isolate CIBA_MC_2020 chromosome 16, CIBA_Mcephalus_1.1, whole genome shotgun sequence window:
- the zgc:174164 gene encoding disintegrin and metalloproteinase domain-containing protein 9 produces MVRRHILIAVLLQCFVSVVDNKDLFSGHTSKPSKYSIVNPQVVHRWTRSINRPAQSKEENGDETVSYALNINNKRHILHLKKNRDFLHPKFVQYSRGAAGEYNSSYSRQHVHCYYHGDVEGYENSAVALSTCSGLRGVILLGNETFGLEPVPQSSTNDHLLYLLKDVQSGPVTCGVVSEAAAAPSHEPFDPGHSLTSLLRRKRNLPQTSYVELVMVVDNLRYRFRKENETAVREEMVEMANLLDMYYKQLNIRIVLVGLDIFTNSNPFDVEGSAGEVLGRFVKWRKDSLLPRIRHDVGQLIVGRSGPYPGGVLGMAFVGTVCSEATSGGLNVFSDNSLNYVSTVVAHEMGHNLGMNHDNTRCNCNGSSCIMGATATGSTLFSTCSADDFESLVIRGGGVCLRNPPSPSDVIGVIECGNGRLEEGEQCDCGTPEECDTPCCDPSTCMFTRGSSCAMGDCCENCQIKVGGTPCRESVNTCDLPEYCTGRSEFCPNDFYVMDGLPCQNNAAYCYEGRCQTYESQCQHLFMRESARKAEDICFQHANVIGNQFGNCGINSNGGYAKCTVANAMCGKVQCTNVDVNKPPPGSIVSIQIVSGATCVNADFNLGPDVLDPAYVNPGSPCDEGKTCVDFKCVNASALLRTDLNCDTQTTCHGRGVCNNKGNCHCENGWAPPNCDRSGRGGSIDSGPAQIDYSLRDGLLIFFLAVVPLLVILILVLLFIFKRDTLNPCLRQVSKRSNAQSNGNVRTGGTTQPTIQTPPQRPAYPPPTAVSVPGLRYGELDYWDNPEAEAPQQGPGVPRAIPSRPNPPRPNPPRQQPS; encoded by the exons ATGGTCAGAAGACACATCCTAATCGCTGTGCtcttgcagtgttttgtttctgtggtcGACAACAAAG ACCTATTCAGTGGGCACACATCAAAACCCTCCAAGTACTCCATTGTAAATCCTCAAGTGGTTCACAGATGGACGAGGAGCATCAACAGACCGGCACAATCAAAAGAA GAAAATGGAGATGAGACAGTTTCATATGCACTTAATATTAACAACAAAAGGCACATTCTTCACCTAAAAAAGAACAG GGACTTCTTGCACCCTAAATTTGTCCAGTATTCACGTGGTGCCGCTGGCGAATACAACTCGTCATATTCAAGACAACAC GTGCATTGCTATTATCACGGAGACGTGGAAGGATATGAGAACTCTGCGGTAGCGCTTAGCACATGCTCTGGCCTCAG GGGTGTGATCCTCCTTGGAAATGAAACCTTTGGACTTGAGCCTGTGCCACAGTCTTCCACCAATGACCATCTTCTGTACCTACTGAAGGACGTTCAGTCGGGGCCCGTCACCTGCGGGGTCGTCAGTGAGGCGGCGGCAGCGCCGAGCCATGAGCCGTTTGACCCCGGACACTCGCTGACTTCTCTCCTGCGG aGGAAGCGCAACCTACCACAAACGAGTTATGTGGAGCTGGTGATGGTTGTTGATAATCTCAGG TATAGATttaggaaagaaaatgaaacggCGGTAAGAGAGGAGATGGTGGAAATGGCCAATCTACTGGATATG TACTACAAGCAGCTGAATATCCGGATTGTGCTTGTGGGCCTGGACATTTTTACGAATAGTAACCCTTTCGATGTGGAAGGGTCGGCGGGAGAGGTGTTGGGGAGGTTCGTCAAGTGGAGGAAAGATTCCCTGTTACCCAGAATCAGACATGACGTCGGTCAGCTCATTGT GGGTCGATCCGGTCCATACCCAGGAGGTGTGTTAGGCATGGCCTTTGTGGGGACGGTCTGCTCGGAAGCGACTTCTGGAGGACTCAACGTG ttcagTGACAACAGCCTGAATTATGTTTCCACTGTCGTGGCCCATGAGATGGGCCATAACCTGGGCATGAACCACGACAACACACGCTGCAACTGTAATGGAAGCAGCTGCATCATGGGAGCGACTGCTAC CGGTTCCACGTTGTTCAGCACCTGCAGTGCAGACGATTTCGAGTCGCTGGTCATCCGCGGTGGCGGCGTTTGTCTGAGAAACCCGCCCTCCCCCTCGGACGTCATTGGCGTTATTGAATGTGGCAACGGTCGcctggaggaaggagagcagTGTGACTGTGGCACACCAGAG GAATGCGACACCCCGTGCTGCGACCCCTCCACATGCATGTTCACAAGAGGGTCCAGCTGTGCCATGGGAGACTGCTGCGAGAACTGTCAG ATCAAAGTCGGTGGAACGCCCTGCAGAGAGTCTGTCAACACCTGCGACCTCCCTGAATACTGCACTGGCAGGAGTGAATTTTGCCCCAATGACTTCTACGTCATGGATGGCCTGCCGTGTCAAAACAATGCGGCATACTGCTACGAAGGCCGCTGCCAGACGTACGAATCCCAGTGCCAACATTTGTTTATGCGAG AAAGTGCAAGGAAGGCAGAAGATATCTGTTTCCAACATGCAAATGTTATAGGAAACCAATTTGGGAACTGTGGAATCAACAGTAACGGAGGATATGCGAAATGCACTGTAGC CAATGCCATGTGTGGAAAAGTGCAGTGCACCAACGTGGATGTGAATAAGCCCCCTCCTGGCTCCATAGTCAGCATCCAGATAGTTTCGGGGGCAACCTGCGTTAATGCAGACTTCAACCTTGGCCCAGATGTGCTCGATCCTGCCTATGTTAATCCTGGCAGCCCTTGCGATGAAGGAAAG ACCTGTGTGGACTTTAAGTGTGTGAACGCTTCCGCTCTGCTGCGCACAGACTTAAACTGTGACACTCAGACCACCTGCCACGGCCGAGGG GTATGTAATAACAAAGGGAACTGCCACTGTGAAAATGGATGGGCCCCGCCCAACTGTGACAGGTCGGGGCGCGGTGGCAGCATAGACAGTGGTCCTGCTCAGATAG ACTACTCCCTCAGGGACGGCCTGTTGATCTTCTTTCTGGCGGTGGTTCCTCTCCTGGTGATTCTTATCCTGGtgctcctcttcatctttaAAAGAGATACCTTGAACCCTTGCCTGAGACAAGTATCTAA GCGCTCAAATGCACAGTCAAATGGCAATGTTCGAACAGGCGGTACTACCCAGCCTACAATACAGACGCCTCCTCAAAgg CCAGCATATCCACCTCCCACAGCAGTTTCAGTTCCTGG TTTAAGATATGGAGAACTGGACTATTGGGACAATCCAGAAGCAGAAGCTCCTCAGCAGGGTCCCGGAGTGCCCAGAGCAATCCCGTCCAGACCAAACCCACCCAGACCAAACCCACCCAGACAGCAACCATCATGA
- the LOC125022914 gene encoding zinc finger protein Pegasus-like — protein sequence MEEIKTEPVDFVKEFQEYLTQQTQHVNMISGSVCGEKESAEPFQAIAPRCEQNGLDPPSVEVSLSVEDGSEVHMDGLERTCDGKYKCSYCSYANKGMARLIEHIRIHTGEKPHRCQLCPFASAYERHLEAHMRSHTGEKPYKCDLCAFRCSDRSNLSHHRRRRHKLLPARVVRSPFSNKRMLSALQKRTGSLGFSRRLLINFNPPPVVMPKSDYLSDLSHKIHHLNNGEYKNPSRVDESESHNRCASVLAFKNPLDQLSTLAGQLANLHPESQAPASPDRESLKDEKPILIQHVSSEHAAMCSNGVQTSPPLNESSTSGHECCSPVPDYGLENNMNTLPASVSNSQPSTPTPAANIPDHQHLHKCQHCDIHFSDNILYTIHMGCHGYEHPFQCNICGHMCMDKYDFACHFARGQHKK from the exons atggaagagataAAAACGGAGCCTGTGGATTTTGTGAAGGAGTTTCAAGAATACCTGACTCAGCAAACCCAGCACGTCAACATGATCTCGGGATCTGTCTGTGGTGAAAAGGAGTCAGCGGAGCCCTTTCAAGCCA ttgcCCCAAGGTGTGAGCAAAACGGTCTGGATCCCCCGTCCGTGGAGGTGAGCCTGTCAGTGGAGGATGGGTCTGAGGTGCACATGGACGGACTGGAGAGGACCTGCGATGGAAAGTATAAGTGCAGCTACTGCAGCTATGCCAACAAGGGCATGGCTCGCTTAATAGAGCACATCCGCATCCACACAG GTGAAAAGCCACACCGCTGTCAGCTGTGCCCGTTTGCTTCAGCGTATGAGCGCCACTTGGAGGCCCACATGCGCTCCCACACGGGAGAGAAGCCCTATAAGTGTGACCTCTGCGCCTTCCGATGCAGCGACCGCAGCAACCTGTcgcaccaccgccgccgccgccacaaGCTCCTCCCCGCGAGGGTCGTCCGCTCTCCCTTCTCCAATAAGAGAATGTTGAGCGCTTTGCAGAAGAGGACGGGCTCGCTGGGCTTCAGCCGGCGGCTCCTCATCAATTTCAACCCTCCCCCCGTGGTCATGCCAAAGTCGGATTATCTGAGCGACTTGTCTCACAAGATCCACCATTTGAATAACGGCGAATATAAGAACCCGTCCAGAGTGGATGAAAGTGAAAGTCATAACAGGTGTGCAAGCGTTTTGGCTTTTAAAAACCCTCTGGACCAGCTGTCTACGCTTGCAGGCCAGTTGGCCAACCTCCACCCCGAGTCTCAGGCTCCTGCGTCCCCAGACAGGGAGTCCTTAAAGGACGAGAAGCCCATCCTCATACAGCACGTCTCTAGTGAACACGCTGCGATGTGTTCTAACGGGGTGCAGACATCTCCACCTTTAAATGAATCTTCCACCTCGGGCCACGAGTGCTGCAGCCCTGTTCCCGACTACGGTTTGGAGAACAACATGAACACCCTCCCTGCGAGTGTTAGCAACAGCCAGCCGAGCACACCCACCCCTGCCGCAAACATACCGGACCACCAGCATTTACACAAGTGCCAACACTGTGACATTCACTTTTCCGACAATATCCTCTACACAATTCACATGGGCTGCCATGGCTATGAACATCCATTCCAGTGCAACATCTGTGGTCACATGTGCATGGACAAATATGATTTTGCATGCCATTTTGCCCGTGGACAACATAAAAAGTGA
- the LOC125022973 gene encoding poly(ADP-ribose) glycohydrolase, producing MASYYILRFARFLEKGLPKIQVWTKANNASFVVSPQVVLMTALTDFEPLAKRLRVETSETPASSVRGSSKQSAGDCILDQESREDETKTNMEAQPKTGEGGLRGVKTKGSLQRIGPKQQQKFRNTLDRWLVKPSRSTITPEACQTPEDADMSDDGDVQSTSAQSSDRTNVEKSYVSDTDEETQPLTPQFQDQDQDQHLRDSPVSKDRARSGFMRTQTNNDDGFEKQEMGASSEGSAKHSNKITDFFPGASSPGLPVRRSKARRSPEEPDADEETTSADVTWLGSPISELKRMPQCGGRLPPLKDVLGQHTVMIRTDLLRSGEVPVPYPTKFWDAWDDAHVKMPCSSHNLFPVEDEETQERTNKSRWELIKETLNNTLTSPLDLKNAILKYNASNAKKWDFTSLHLYCTKVLEPDAAEHLFDSLLPDMVQLALSASELCTKPIPLLKGGMNHSITMSQEQVACLLANAFFCTFPRRNSRRSEYANYPAINFFRLFEGSSSKKIEKLKTLMCYFKSVTEQIPTGLVTFTRRRLDKPPNWKSSQTLLKKLHITCEGTIEDDGYGMLQVDFANQFVGGGVTSSGLVQEEIRFLINPELIVSRLFTEALDHNECLIITGTQQYSKYTGYSQTYQWSGSHQDTTPRDGWQRRCTEIVAIDALQFRSFLEQFHPERINRELNKAYCGFARPEEPSQNLAAVATGNWGCGVFGGDTRLKALLQMLAAAEAGRDVAYFTFGDKQLMTDVHKMHSFLTRKKVTVGEVYDLLGLYYSSVCKSCLGRRPDVSLYSFIYQQVSSSLAPGVS from the exons ATGGCTTCGTACTACATTTTAAGATTTGCACGCTTTCTGGAAAAAGGACTGCCTAAGATTCAAGTCTGGACAAAAGCCAATAACGCCTCATTCGTGGTGTCACCTCAAGTTGTATT AATGACAGCACTGACAGACTTTGAACCTTTAGCGAAGAGACTAAGGGTTGAAACCAGTGAAACACCAGCGTCTTCTGTCAGAG gTTCATCCAAACAGAGTGCTGGTGATTGTATCTTAGACCAAGAAAGCAGAGAAGacgaaacaaagacaaacatggagGCACAGCCAAAGACCGGAGAAGGTGGTTTGCGAGGTGTAAAGACAAAAGGTTCCCTTCAAAGAATTGGAcccaagcagcagcagaagttcAGAAACACTCTTGACCGGTGGTTGGTCAAACCCTCAAGAAGCACAATTACACCCGAAGCGTGCCAAACCCCGGAGGATGCCGACATGAGCGATGATGGAGACGTTCAAAGCACCTCGGCTCAGTCCTCAGACCGCACAAACGTTGAGAAATCGTACGTCTCTGACACGGATGAAGAAACTCAACCCTTGACGCCACAGTTCCAGGATCAAGACCAGGATCAACACCTTCGTGACTCACCAGTTTCCAAGGATCGTGCAAGGAGTGGCTTTATGCGGACACAGACCAACAACGACGATGGATTTGAAAAGCAGGAAATGGGAGCGAGCTCAGAGGGCTCTGccaaacacagcaacaaaataACAGACTTTTTTCCGGGGGCATCATCACCTGGTTTACCTGTGAGACGGAGCAAGGCAAGGAGATCTCCAGAGGAACCAGATGCAGACGAGGAAACTACTTCTGCTGATGTGACATGGCTGGGATCGCCAATAAGCGAGCTGAAGAGGATGCCACAGTGTGGTGGGCGACTTCCTCCGCTGAAGGATGTTCTTGGCCAACACACTGTGATGATAAGG ACGGACCTCCTTCGCAGTGGGGAAGTTCCTGTTCCGTATCCTACCAAGTTTTGGGATGCCTGGGATGATGCGCACGTTAAGATGCCATGTTCTAGCCACAACTTGTTTCCTGTAGAAGATGAG GAAACACAAGAACGGACGAATAAGAGCAGGTGGGAGCTGATCAAGGAAACCTTAAACAATACATTAACAAGTCCACTGGATTTGAAG AATGCAATATTGAAATACAACGCCTCAAACGCCAAGAAATGGGACTTCACATCGCTACATTTGTACTGCACTAAG GTCCTGGAGCCTGATGCTGCCGAACATCTGTTTGACTCCTTGCTGCCAGACATGGTGCAATTAGCGCTGAGCGCATCTGAGCTCTGCACCAAG CCGATACCGCTCCTCAAGGGAGGCATGAACCACTCCATCACCATGTCCCAGGAGCAGGTGGCATGTCTGCTCGCCAACGCCTTCTTCTGCACCTTCCCCCGACGGAACTCCAGGAGGAGCGAGTACGCCAACTACCCGGCCATCAACTTTTTCAG GTTATTTGAGGGGTCTTCTTCAAAGAAGATTGAGAAGCTGAAAACCCTGATGTGCTATTTTAAAAGTGTCACTGAGCAAA taCCTACTGGACTTGTGACATTCACTCGAAGGCGTTTGGATAAACCACCAAATTGGAAAAG CTCGCAGACTCTGCTGAAGAAGCTCCACATAACTTGTGAAGGGACCATTGAGGATGATGGTTATGGGATGCTTCAG GTGGATTTTGCCAATCAGTTCGTGGGAGGAGGCGTCACCAGTTCTGGTCTCGTTCAAGAGGAAATCCGTTTCCTCATTAACCCCGAGCTAATAGTTTCTCGCCTCTTCACCGAAGCCCTGGATCATAACGAGTGTCTGATCATCACAG GAACGCAGCAGTACAGTAAGTACACAGGGTATTCGCAGACCTACCAGTGGAGCGGCAGCCACCAGGACACGACTCCGAG GGATGGCTGGCAGAGAAGATGCACTGAGATTGTGGCCATCGATGCTCTGCAGTTCAGGAGCTTTCTTGAACAGTTTCACCCTGAGAGGATCAACCGAGAGCTGAACAAG GCGTACTGTGGCTTCGCTCGCCCGGAGGAACCAAGTCAAAACCTCGCAGCCGTGGCAACGGGGAACTGGGGCTGTGGCGTTTTTGGAGGTGACACGCGCCTCAAAG CTCTGCTCCAGATGCTGGCAGCTGCCGAGGCGGGCCGAGACGTAGCCTATTTCACTTTTGGTGACAAGCAGCTCATGACAGATGTCCACAAAATGCACTCTTTCCTGACAAGGAAGAAAGTCACTGTCG GGGAGGTGTATGATCTCCTGGGGCTTTACTACAGCTCGGTGTGCAAGAGCTGCCTCGGCCGGCGCCCTGACGTCAGCCTCTACTCCTTCATCTACCAGCAGGTCAGCTCCTCCCTGGCGCCCGGTGTCTCCTAG
- the LOC125022915 gene encoding LOW QUALITY PROTEIN: L-seryl-tRNA(Sec) kinase (The sequence of the model RefSeq protein was modified relative to this genomic sequence to represent the inferred CDS: deleted 1 base in 1 codon) codes for MAAEEPGSVGRPPACLCVLCGLPAAGKSTLSRIIVGTAAQQQGWRATVVPYDDLIPEHAFQTRVEKDTEMHTEWRLHRQAVLQCVEQFLQNPRGMAEPPSSSRIDAAAWERCVRALLRPEGLKSDQAPLLLLLDDNFYYPSMRYEARQLARKYSLGFCQVYLQCDLETCISRNRSRPRPIPSDVILEMVKRLEPPNPQKNSWETNSISLNTTNSLSKCDVQKVMELISSALSNPLSPAEDDTEQKEADRLKCATSVVHQADQACRRLVSEAMKAARERRVPSERMRSLAAQLNESKASFLQNLRKQLLQDATCIQEEDINLEHVVNRAVDVFDGTRKEILSRVMNDCE; via the exons ATGGCAGCAGAGGAGCCCGGGAGTGTCGGGAGGCCGCCGGCCTGCCTGTGCGTCCTCTGCGGGCTGCCTGCCGCGGGGAAGTCCACTCTGTCCCGCATCATCGTCGGTACCGCCGCACAGCAGCAGGGATGGAGAGCCACCGTGGTGCCGTATGATGACCTGATCCCCGAGCATGCTTTTCAAACCAGAGTGGAGAAGGACACTGAAATG CACACTGAATGGAGGTTGCACAGACAGGCAGTGCTGCAGTGCGTCGAGCAGTTCTTGCAGAACCCCAGG GGGATGGCAGAGCCGCCAAGCAGCTCCCGGATCGACGCCGCCGCGTGGGAGCGGTGCGTTCGAGCCCTGCTGCGACCTGAAGGTTTGAAGTCTGACCAGGCTCCGCTTCTTCTCCTGCTGGACGACAACTTCTACTATCCGAGCATGAGATATGAAGCGCGTCAGCTCGCGAGAAAGT ATTCCCTGGGTTTCTGCCAGGTGTATCTGCAGTGTGACTTGGAGACGTGCATCAGCAGGAACCGGAGCAGGCCTCGGCCCATTCCCTCCGATGTGATACTGGAGATGGTGAAGCGCTTGGAGCCTCCGAATCCACAGAAGAACTCATGGGAGACGAACAGCATTTCACTCAACACTACGAACAGTTTATCCAAATGTGACGT CCAGAAGGTGATGGAGTTGATCTCCTCTGCACTGAGTAACCCACTGAGCCCGGCTGAAGACGACACTGAACAAAAG GAAGCCGACCGACTGAAATGTGCCACCAGCGTGGTCCACCAGGCTGACCAGGCCTGTCGGCGCCTCGTCTCCGAAGCCATGAAGGCTGCCAGAG AACGCCGAGTCCCCTCCGAACGCATGCGGTCTTTGGCTGCTCAGCTGAACGAATCCAAAGCATCGTTTCTGCAGAACCTGCGCAAACAGCTCCTCCAGGACGCGACTTGCATTCAAGAGGAGGACATCAACTTGGAACATGTAGTGAACAGAGCGGTGGATGTTTTCGACGGCACGAGGAAGGAGATCTTGTCGAGAGTCATGAATGACTGCGAATGA